A stretch of Acidobacteriota bacterium DNA encodes these proteins:
- a CDS encoding menaquinone biosynthesis protein, which produces MSKIRLGSVNYLNCRPLVHGLGGDADPLFSLRFDPPAECASLLSSGEIDLGLIPTIAYADRPGDLVVPGVSIASEGPVASVALFTQKPLSEIHTIALDTSSRTSVALTRILCARRFGIAPTFVRHAPDLESMLAGHDAALLIGDPALFVDHRALGAEKIDLGQAWTDMTGLPFVWAFWSGRADCLPPHAVRRMQAAKEAGVLVSDALADAYMADRPQYQAIARHYLREHILFDLTDRMLQGLQTYYREAAAVGLIASPVEPRFFASAALATTDR; this is translated from the coding sequence GTGTCGAAAATTCGTCTCGGCTCGGTCAACTATCTCAACTGCCGGCCGCTGGTGCATGGACTTGGCGGTGACGCCGATCCGCTGTTTTCGCTGCGTTTCGACCCGCCCGCCGAGTGCGCTTCGCTCCTGTCATCCGGAGAGATTGACCTCGGGTTGATTCCGACAATCGCGTACGCCGATCGGCCCGGCGACCTGGTGGTGCCCGGTGTGTCGATCGCGTCCGAGGGCCCAGTGGCGTCGGTGGCTCTGTTCACACAGAAGCCCCTGTCCGAGATTCACACCATCGCGCTCGATACCAGTTCCCGCACTTCAGTGGCGTTGACGCGCATCCTGTGTGCGCGACGGTTCGGCATTGCGCCCACGTTCGTGCGCCACGCCCCGGATCTTGAATCCATGCTGGCCGGCCACGACGCAGCGTTGCTGATTGGCGACCCGGCGTTGTTTGTGGACCACCGCGCGCTTGGTGCCGAGAAGATCGATCTGGGCCAGGCGTGGACCGACATGACCGGGCTGCCGTTTGTGTGGGCGTTCTGGTCCGGGCGCGCCGATTGCCTTCCGCCGCACGCCGTCAGGCGCATGCAGGCGGCGAAAGAGGCGGGCGTGTTGGTGTCCGACGCCTTGGCCGATGCCTACATGGCGGACCGGCCGCAGTACCAGGCCATCGCGCGCCACTATCTGCGCGAACATATCCTCTTTGACCTGACGGACCGCATGCTCCAGGGACTGCAAACGTACTACCGTGAGGCCGCGGCCGTGGGCCTGATCGCGTCGCCTGTTGAGCCGCGGTTCTTCGCGTCGGCCGCGTTGGCCACAACGGATCGGTGA
- a CDS encoding ATP-dependent Clp protease ATP-binding subunit produces the protein MFERYTERARRVLFFARYEATQLGSNSIETEHLLLGLIREGKGLTSRIFARSHLSLESIRKEIEARTTFREKVSTSVDIPFSTETRRVLQYSADEADRLLHTYVGTEHILLGLLREERSVASSILHEKGMRLVSVRDDIVQLLNEKTTPVRPKETPLLAEFSRDLTDAAARHQLDPLVGRGLELERVQQVLCRRTKNNVVLIGEPGVGKTAIVEGLAQKIVDGEAPHFLADKRVLALDLSLIVAGTKYRGQFEERLKAIMKELIDNPNIIVFIDELHTLVGAGSAEGSLDAANILKPALSRGQIRCVGATTPAEYRKYIEKDRSLERRFQAVKVDPPSEEESLQVMLGVKDRYEAFHHVEYTPEALEAAVYQSSRYITDRFLPDKAIDLIDEAGARVKLREAKLRQEAGAYTKQVVTPVPLAEAEEDLSLDDNAVAVVRESLIVHPRGRRVVVGRQEIDEVVSKWTGVPLTSINEDEGDKLLRMEEELHGRVISQERAISALSRAIRRSRAGLKNPNRPVGSFVFLGPTGVGKTELARALASFLFGSDQALIRFDMSEYMEKHAVSKLIGSPPGYVGHEEGGQLTEKVKRHPYSVVLLDEIEKAHPDLFNILLQVFEDGHLTDGLGNRINFKNTIIIMTSNIGARFIQKKASMGFQAQDSREVQRTVTEMVLGEVKKTFNPEFINRVDEIIVFEPLSDDDLRQITVLLVDGLNKHLAQRQLSISLAPEAVDWIIDVTCRDRTYGARPLRRAIQRYIEDPLSEELIRGQLRTGHVEVYLDHGTLSWRSAGGSETGRPLAATV, from the coding sequence ATGTTTGAGCGCTATACCGAACGTGCGCGGCGGGTGCTGTTTTTCGCCCGGTACGAAGCCACGCAACTGGGCAGCAACTCGATCGAGACCGAGCACCTGTTGCTGGGCCTCATCCGGGAAGGCAAGGGCCTGACGAGCCGGATCTTTGCCCGGTCACATCTGTCACTCGAAAGCATCCGCAAGGAAATCGAAGCCCGCACCACGTTCCGCGAGAAGGTCTCGACGTCGGTGGATATTCCGTTCAGTACCGAGACCAGGCGCGTGCTGCAGTATTCAGCCGACGAAGCCGACCGGTTGCTGCACACGTACGTCGGCACCGAGCACATCCTGCTGGGCCTGCTTCGCGAGGAGCGCTCCGTCGCGTCCTCGATTCTGCATGAAAAGGGCATGCGGCTGGTGAGTGTGCGCGACGACATCGTGCAGTTGCTCAACGAAAAAACCACGCCGGTCCGACCGAAAGAAACGCCCCTGCTTGCGGAGTTCAGCCGCGACCTCACGGACGCCGCCGCGCGGCATCAACTCGATCCGCTGGTGGGACGCGGGCTCGAACTGGAGCGCGTGCAGCAGGTGTTGTGCCGCCGCACCAAGAACAACGTCGTCTTGATCGGCGAGCCCGGCGTGGGCAAAACCGCCATCGTCGAAGGGCTGGCGCAGAAGATTGTGGATGGCGAGGCGCCGCACTTTCTTGCCGACAAGCGCGTGCTGGCCCTGGACTTGTCGTTGATTGTGGCGGGCACCAAATATCGCGGCCAGTTCGAAGAGCGCCTCAAGGCGATCATGAAGGAACTGATCGACAACCCGAACATCATCGTGTTCATCGACGAGTTGCACACGCTGGTGGGGGCGGGCTCGGCGGAAGGTTCACTGGACGCGGCCAACATCCTCAAACCGGCGCTGTCGCGCGGCCAGATTCGCTGCGTGGGCGCCACGACGCCGGCCGAGTACCGCAAATATATAGAGAAAGACCGGTCGCTTGAACGGCGGTTCCAGGCCGTGAAGGTGGACCCGCCCTCGGAAGAAGAGTCGCTGCAGGTCATGCTCGGCGTGAAGGACCGCTACGAGGCGTTCCATCACGTGGAGTACACCCCCGAGGCGCTTGAAGCGGCGGTCTATCAGTCCAGTCGATACATCACCGATCGATTCCTGCCCGACAAGGCCATCGACTTGATCGATGAGGCCGGGGCACGCGTGAAGTTGCGCGAAGCCAAGCTGCGCCAGGAAGCCGGCGCGTACACCAAGCAGGTCGTGACGCCGGTGCCGCTGGCCGAGGCTGAGGAAGACCTGAGCCTGGACGACAACGCGGTCGCGGTGGTGCGCGAATCGTTGATCGTGCATCCGCGTGGCCGCCGCGTGGTGGTGGGGCGCCAGGAAATTGACGAGGTCGTGTCCAAGTGGACCGGCGTGCCGCTGACGTCGATCAACGAAGACGAAGGCGACAAACTCCTGCGAATGGAGGAGGAACTCCACGGGCGGGTCATCAGCCAGGAGCGCGCGATTTCGGCGCTGTCTCGCGCCATTCGACGGTCACGCGCGGGTTTGAAGAACCCCAACCGCCCGGTGGGCAGCTTCGTGTTTCTTGGGCCCACAGGCGTGGGCAAGACGGAACTGGCGCGCGCGTTGGCCAGTTTCCTGTTTGGGTCGGATCAGGCGCTCATTCGTTTCGACATGTCCGAGTACATGGAGAAACACGCCGTCTCGAAGCTCATCGGGTCGCCGCCCGGCTACGTGGGCCACGAAGAGGGTGGCCAGCTGACCGAAAAGGTGAAGCGGCATCCGTACTCGGTGGTGCTGCTCGATGAAATTGAGAAGGCGCATCCGGACCTCTTCAACATCCTGCTGCAGGTCTTTGAGGATGGGCACCTGACCGATGGGTTGGGCAATCGCATCAACTTCAAGAACACGATCATCATCATGACGTCCAACATCGGGGCCCGCTTCATCCAGAAGAAGGCGTCGATGGGCTTCCAGGCGCAGGACAGCCGCGAAGTGCAGCGAACGGTCACCGAGATGGTGCTGGGTGAGGTCAAAAAGACCTTTAATCCCGAGTTCATCAACCGTGTCGATGAAATCATCGTGTTCGAGCCGTTGTCTGACGATGACCTGAGGCAGATTACGGTGTTGCTGGTGGATGGCCTGAATAAACACCTGGCGCAGCGGCAGTTGTCGATTTCGCTGGCGCCCGAGGCCGTAGACTGGATTATCGACGTCACCTGCCGCGACCGGACGTACGGCGCGCGGCCGTTGCGGCGGGCGATTCAGCGATACATTGAGGATCCCCTGTCCGAGGAACTGATTCGGGGTCAGTTGCGGACCGGGCACGTTGAGGTCTACCTTGACCACGGGACGCTGTCGTGGCGGTCCGCGGGTGGATCTGAGACCGGCCGCCCGCTGGCGGCGACCGTCTGA
- the lpxI gene encoding UDP-2,3-diacylglucosamine diphosphatase LpxI (LpxI, functionally equivalent to LpxH, replaces it in LPS biosynthesis in a minority of bacteria.), producing MPLGLIAGNGTFPFLILRAARQLGHEVVVVAVEGEAFPALEDLGKELGGVQHSWVALGHLGTCIKTLQHAGVTKAIMAGQVKHTKLFGGVLPDLTMLSVLARLKSKNTDALIAAIADVLLKHGITLMDSTELLAGLLASPGVLTTAQPTESMQADFTFGYAVADAVAGLDVGQTIVVKDRAVVAVEAMEGTDAAIERAGALAGPGTRVVKVAKPKQDMRFDVPVVGVATIRAMQAAGADALSIDAGRTLVLDGAAFLSAANEAGVVVVGRPQGTK from the coding sequence ATGCCGCTGGGCCTGATCGCCGGGAACGGAACGTTTCCTTTTTTGATTCTCAGAGCCGCCCGCCAACTGGGCCACGAGGTCGTGGTGGTGGCGGTGGAGGGCGAGGCCTTTCCGGCGCTTGAAGACCTGGGCAAAGAGCTGGGCGGCGTGCAGCATTCGTGGGTGGCGCTCGGCCATCTCGGCACCTGCATCAAGACGCTGCAGCATGCCGGCGTGACCAAAGCCATCATGGCCGGCCAGGTCAAACACACGAAGCTGTTTGGCGGTGTGTTGCCGGACCTGACCATGCTGTCGGTCCTGGCGCGGCTCAAGTCGAAGAACACCGACGCGCTGATTGCCGCCATCGCCGATGTGCTGCTCAAACACGGCATCACCTTGATGGACTCCACAGAGCTGCTGGCAGGCTTGCTCGCGTCACCCGGTGTGCTCACGACCGCGCAGCCGACAGAATCCATGCAGGCGGACTTCACGTTTGGCTACGCGGTGGCCGACGCCGTGGCCGGCCTCGACGTCGGCCAAACCATCGTCGTCAAAGACCGCGCGGTGGTGGCGGTTGAAGCGATGGAAGGGACCGATGCCGCGATCGAACGAGCAGGGGCGTTGGCGGGCCCAGGCACGCGCGTGGTGAAGGTGGCCAAGCCGAAACAGGACATGCGCTTCGACGTGCCGGTCGTCGGTGTGGCCACCATTCGTGCCATGCAGGCCGCCGGCGCCGACGCGTTGTCCATTGATGCCGGCCGGACACTGGTGCTTGATGGCGCGGCGTTTCTTTCGGCCGCAAACGAGGCCGGCGTGGTGGTGGTGGGCCGGCCGCAGGGGACCAAATGA
- a CDS encoding OmpH family outer membrane protein — MSRQTITMAILAVFVAGNALAQTAPPVQNPPVQNPPATTAKPPAQAVPAPPAAPVQPPFPVESKIGFVDLQSVVAQSILGKAGSQQYEALGKKLEGELTGLQTKLKDAQTRQQTQANLLSEVAAANLAKDIDRLTRELTFKQQEAQSELQTLQQDLLGDFEKKVMPILESLAKERNLHIVFNVENSGAVYVFPGLNLSPELVKRVDAQYSAKK; from the coding sequence ATGAGTAGACAGACGATCACTATGGCCATCTTGGCCGTTTTTGTGGCGGGCAACGCCCTGGCCCAGACAGCCCCTCCCGTACAGAATCCGCCGGTACAGAACCCGCCGGCGACAACGGCCAAACCACCGGCTCAGGCGGTTCCGGCGCCCCCCGCGGCTCCGGTGCAGCCGCCGTTCCCGGTTGAATCCAAGATCGGCTTCGTGGACCTTCAGTCGGTCGTCGCCCAATCGATTCTGGGCAAGGCCGGCTCCCAGCAGTACGAGGCACTTGGCAAGAAGCTGGAAGGCGAACTGACCGGGCTTCAGACCAAGTTGAAGGATGCCCAGACCCGGCAGCAGACGCAGGCCAACCTCCTGAGCGAAGTGGCCGCTGCCAACCTGGCGAAGGACATCGATCGGCTCACCCGTGAGCTGACGTTCAAGCAGCAGGAAGCCCAGTCCGAACTGCAGACGCTGCAGCAGGACCTGCTGGGTGATTTCGAGAAGAAGGTCATGCCGATTCTCGAGAGCCTTGCCAAGGAGCGCAACCTCCACATCGTGTTCAACGTGGAAAACAGCGGCGCGGTCTACGTGTTCCCGGGACTCAACCTCTCGCCGGAACTCGTCAAGCGCGTCGACGCGCAGTACTCGGCGAAGAAATAA
- a CDS encoding ABC transporter ATP-binding protein produces MGVIEARGVVKSYQTATRRLEVLRGVDLDVSPGEMVAIVGASGVGKSSLLHVLGGLDVFDAGTIRLGDAQIHEMTDAARVAFRNRHVGFVFQFHHLLPEFTALENVEMPLRIAGAPAAERRARAEELLERVGLADRASHRPSALSGGEQQRVAIARALVSRPTVLLADEPTGNLDEATAADLHRLIRDMHAEHGLTSLIATHNPLLAAACDRILRLEAGRLSPA; encoded by the coding sequence ATGGGCGTCATCGAGGCACGTGGCGTCGTCAAGTCGTATCAGACCGCCACGCGGCGTCTTGAAGTGCTGCGCGGCGTCGATCTGGACGTCAGCCCCGGGGAGATGGTGGCCATTGTCGGGGCCTCGGGCGTCGGGAAGAGTTCGCTGCTGCACGTGTTGGGCGGTCTGGACGTGTTCGACGCCGGCACGATTCGTCTGGGCGACGCCCAGATCCACGAGATGACCGACGCGGCCCGCGTGGCGTTTCGCAATCGGCACGTCGGCTTCGTGTTCCAGTTCCACCATCTGTTGCCCGAGTTTACGGCGCTTGAAAACGTTGAGATGCCCCTGCGCATCGCGGGCGCGCCGGCCGCCGAACGGCGTGCGCGCGCGGAAGAGTTGCTTGAGCGAGTCGGCCTGGCCGACCGGGCGTCGCACCGGCCGTCGGCGCTGTCCGGCGGTGAACAGCAGCGCGTGGCGATCGCCCGGGCCCTGGTGTCGCGCCCCACGGTGCTGCTGGCTGACGAACCGACCGGCAACCTTGACGAGGCCACCGCGGCCGACCTGCACCGGCTGATTCGCGACATGCACGCCGAACACGGCCTGACCTCACTCATCGCCACTCACAATCCGCTGCTCGCGGCGGCCTGTGATCGCATCCTCCGGCTCGAGGCCGGGCGGCTGAGCCCTGCCTGA
- the bamA gene encoding outer membrane protein assembly factor BamA, whose amino-acid sequence MTLIKRVCVVFVLIALTGFVPALVHGAAGQTPPPVAQQAQPPAQPQAPALPPTDIGPVLRSIELKLVPENVFTTVPSETYLYYVRTEASRPLTRGTWVPYNAATEASLLADFDRLFATPFVDDMRIEVVDSVYPNGVIGKQVVFLIEERRRIKIVDYPGSKEVAIADIESKLKELSLDLRLDSPVDDAVVRRVAGVVKTLYAEKGYQFATVTPTTKPVAGGPKLVHLSFNIDQGPKVRIREVVFDGNNEVSDGALRKRMKVNKARGLLGFISGGGTYQDAKFAEDAQALEAYFREQGYVFAKVGQPQIEPIEDSADGKSRWVRLRIPVDERTRYRVKSVSVAGNENVPTAAILSVFEKLKVGDYYSEKPVRKGYEKLQEFYGSAGFWEFTMDPEVKPNDWNLDTGEPIPGFQGTPEVDVVIKIQEGVRYFLNRLTFLGNTTTRDSVIRREMRLVEGGVFNMESLKFSVRRLNQLGYFKPLESEDSVKIEKTPNADGKVDVRLKFEEQNRNQLSFGAGISQFEGFFGQLGFQTSNLMGRGETLSISAQKGSQAKNYQIAFTEPFLFDRPITAGIDLYSREVNYLFQFTQGSTGANLLFGFPVKSWSRFYIGYSLENVSVSNISDIYKDPNVLAGNPLLSESLLINSNGKRVISKISPSIMYNTINEPIFPSSGTKYTAAFDIAGLGGDTSFLRGRLEGTWYLPVTPRTSFGFRLQGEYVRPYGDTTTLPIFEKLVLGGEYSIRGFDLRSVGTRDERSGLVLGGNKTLLFNGEYMIRVGGPVRLVFFYDAGQVRDIGERFVWKETVFETVAATPPLLADPGQEVELTPEGYVAPTPTLREIGKSYAFKTSMGSEIRFFMPVLNVPFRLIFAYNPQRGRVFNNNLRPQPKFTFRFAVGTTF is encoded by the coding sequence TTGACCCTGATCAAGCGTGTGTGTGTGGTGTTCGTCCTGATCGCGCTGACCGGCTTTGTGCCGGCATTGGTGCATGGCGCGGCGGGCCAGACGCCTCCCCCGGTGGCCCAGCAGGCCCAGCCGCCCGCCCAGCCGCAGGCGCCGGCGCTGCCCCCGACCGATATCGGCCCGGTACTCCGGAGTATCGAACTGAAGCTCGTCCCCGAGAACGTGTTCACCACGGTCCCGTCCGAGACCTACCTCTACTACGTGCGCACGGAGGCGTCCCGGCCTCTCACGCGCGGCACGTGGGTGCCCTACAACGCGGCGACCGAGGCGTCGCTGCTTGCGGACTTCGATCGGCTGTTTGCGACGCCTTTTGTTGACGACATGAGGATCGAGGTCGTGGACAGCGTCTATCCGAACGGTGTCATCGGCAAGCAGGTGGTGTTCCTGATCGAAGAACGGCGCCGCATCAAGATTGTTGATTACCCTGGCTCAAAGGAAGTGGCCATCGCCGACATCGAGAGCAAGCTGAAGGAACTGAGCCTCGACCTGAGGCTGGATTCCCCGGTGGATGACGCCGTGGTGCGCCGCGTGGCGGGCGTGGTCAAGACCCTGTATGCCGAAAAGGGCTATCAGTTTGCCACCGTGACGCCGACGACGAAGCCCGTGGCCGGCGGTCCGAAGCTGGTGCATCTGTCGTTCAACATCGATCAAGGGCCGAAGGTCAGGATTCGCGAGGTGGTGTTCGACGGCAACAACGAGGTCAGCGACGGCGCCCTGCGCAAGCGGATGAAGGTCAACAAGGCGCGCGGGCTCCTGGGCTTCATCAGCGGCGGCGGCACCTATCAGGACGCCAAGTTTGCCGAGGATGCGCAAGCGCTTGAGGCGTATTTCCGTGAACAGGGGTACGTGTTCGCGAAGGTGGGCCAGCCGCAGATTGAGCCGATTGAAGACTCGGCCGACGGCAAGAGCCGGTGGGTGCGACTCCGGATCCCCGTGGACGAGCGGACGCGGTATCGCGTGAAGTCGGTGTCGGTGGCGGGCAACGAAAACGTACCGACGGCGGCCATTCTCTCCGTGTTCGAGAAGCTCAAGGTGGGCGACTACTACTCGGAGAAGCCCGTCCGAAAGGGTTACGAAAAGCTTCAGGAGTTTTACGGCAGCGCGGGGTTCTGGGAATTCACCATGGACCCGGAAGTGAAGCCGAACGACTGGAATCTGGACACCGGCGAACCGATCCCCGGGTTTCAGGGCACGCCCGAAGTGGACGTGGTCATCAAGATCCAGGAAGGTGTGCGTTACTTCCTCAACCGGCTGACGTTCCTCGGCAACACCACCACGCGCGACTCGGTCATCCGGCGCGAGATGCGGTTGGTGGAAGGCGGCGTCTTCAACATGGAGTCGCTGAAGTTCAGCGTGCGCCGGTTGAACCAACTCGGCTACTTCAAGCCGCTCGAGAGCGAAGACTCGGTCAAGATCGAAAAGACTCCGAACGCCGACGGCAAGGTGGACGTGCGGCTGAAGTTTGAAGAGCAGAACCGCAACCAGTTGAGCTTCGGCGCCGGCATCTCGCAGTTCGAGGGTTTCTTCGGACAGCTGGGCTTCCAGACGTCCAACCTGATGGGCCGCGGCGAGACACTGTCGATTTCAGCGCAGAAGGGTTCGCAGGCGAAGAACTATCAGATCGCCTTCACCGAGCCGTTCCTGTTCGACCGCCCGATTACCGCCGGCATCGACTTGTATTCGCGGGAGGTGAACTATCTCTTCCAGTTCACCCAGGGGTCGACCGGTGCCAACCTCCTCTTCGGGTTCCCGGTAAAGAGCTGGTCGCGGTTTTATATCGGCTACAGCCTTGAGAATGTGTCGGTCTCGAATATCTCCGACATCTACAAAGACCCGAACGTGCTGGCGGGGAACCCGCTGCTGAGTGAATCACTGCTCATCAACTCGAACGGCAAACGAGTGATCAGCAAGATTTCGCCCAGCATCATGTACAACACGATCAACGAGCCGATCTTCCCGAGCAGCGGCACCAAGTACACGGCGGCGTTTGACATCGCGGGTCTGGGCGGCGACACGTCGTTCCTCCGCGGACGACTTGAGGGCACCTGGTATCTGCCGGTCACGCCCCGGACGTCGTTCGGGTTCCGCTTGCAGGGTGAATACGTCAGGCCGTACGGCGACACCACGACCCTGCCCATTTTCGAAAAGCTTGTGCTCGGCGGCGAGTACAGCATTCGCGGGTTCGACCTGCGCAGCGTCGGCACGCGTGACGAGCGCTCGGGCCTGGTGCTGGGCGGCAACAAGACGCTGCTGTTCAACGGCGAATACATGATTCGCGTCGGCGGCCCTGTGCGCCTCGTGTTCTTCTATGACGCCGGTCAGGTGCGCGACATCGGCGAGCGGTTTGTGTGGAAGGAAACCGTGTTCGAGACCGTGGCGGCCACGCCGCCCCTGCTGGCAGACCCTGGACAGGAAGTGGAACTGACGCCGGAAGGTTATGTGGCGCCCACGCCCACGCTTCGGGAGATCGGCAAGAGCTACGCGTTCAAGACGTCGATGGGCAGCGAAATCCGCTTCTTCATGCCGGTGCTCAACGTACCGTTCCGGCTGATCTTTGCGTACAACCCGCAGCGTGGCCGGGTGTTCAACAACAACCTGCGGCCGCAGCCGAAGTTCACGTTCCGGTTTGCTGTGGGAACGACGTTCTGA
- a CDS encoding Gfo/Idh/MocA family oxidoreductase produces the protein MSADVRIGVVGVGHLGRHHARLLAAASGARLMGVADVSAERRAAAASAQGVETFADYRELIGRVDAVSIAVPTVDHFRVARDFLEAGVHVLVEKPMTATLAEAEELIALADRVGRRLAVGHTERFNPAVAAAIPLISAPRFIEVHRLSGFPDRSLDIDVVFDVMIHDLDIVLAIDHTEVIAVEAVGVPVLSHKVDIANARLKFASGCTVNLTASRISRDRVRKVRFFQPDLYVSVDYGEQELEAYRVIPRPGDRPAIEGGAVPVEKGEPLGRELQDFVDAIREDRAPRVTGQDGYRALVLATRVAAAIDANDANEKETGTRVSGL, from the coding sequence ATGAGCGCGGATGTGCGAATCGGGGTTGTGGGTGTGGGGCACCTTGGGCGTCACCACGCGCGTCTGCTGGCAGCGGCCTCCGGCGCGCGCCTGATGGGCGTGGCCGATGTGTCGGCGGAGCGGCGTGCCGCGGCGGCGTCCGCACAAGGCGTGGAGACGTTTGCCGACTATCGCGAGCTCATCGGCCGCGTTGACGCCGTCAGCATCGCGGTGCCGACCGTTGATCACTTTCGCGTGGCCCGCGATTTTCTCGAGGCGGGCGTTCACGTGCTCGTCGAGAAACCGATGACGGCTACGCTTGCCGAGGCCGAGGAGTTGATCGCGCTTGCGGACCGCGTTGGGCGTCGGCTGGCCGTCGGTCATACCGAGCGGTTCAACCCAGCCGTGGCTGCGGCAATTCCTCTGATCTCGGCGCCGCGGTTTATTGAGGTGCATCGGCTGAGCGGTTTTCCCGACCGCAGTCTCGACATCGACGTGGTCTTCGACGTGATGATTCACGACCTCGATATCGTGCTGGCGATCGACCACACCGAAGTCATCGCCGTTGAGGCCGTGGGTGTGCCGGTGCTTTCACACAAGGTGGACATTGCGAACGCGCGTCTGAAGTTCGCCTCGGGATGCACCGTGAACCTGACGGCGAGTCGCATCAGTCGCGACCGCGTGCGCAAGGTGCGCTTCTTCCAGCCGGACTTGTATGTGTCGGTGGACTACGGCGAGCAGGAGCTTGAAGCGTATCGCGTGATCCCGCGGCCGGGTGACCGACCGGCCATTGAAGGCGGCGCGGTGCCGGTGGAAAAAGGCGAGCCCCTCGGGAGAGAATTGCAGGATTTTGTGGATGCCATACGGGAAGATCGGGCGCCTCGCGTGACCGGCCAGGACGGCTATCGCGCGCTGGTGCTGGCCACGCGCGTGGCGGCAGCTATCGACGCGAATGACGCGAACGAAAAGGAGACCGGCACTCGCGTGTCGGGGTTGTGA
- the lpxA gene encoding acyl-ACP--UDP-N-acetylglucosamine O-acyltransferase, giving the protein MFASVLDRLSYRYPSVLVDGVLSHEPGVRMVAVKNVTVNEEFFQGHFPGTPLMPGVLLIESLAQVATLLLADTLPGRGDRVALRSVDDVKFRKQVVPGDRLELDVKLGARRGPLVRAEAIATNKGQVVAEARLLLVVEPEVVVPEADIHPTAVIHPGAVIGEGTVVGPYAIIGPRVTVGNHCRIGASTVIDGWTDIGDHTEIFPLASIGLAPQDLKFKGEPTRLTIGTNNVFREFVTIHRGTAGGGGVTTIGDHNLFMAYAHVAHDCHVGNHTIFGNGATLGGHVTVDDWVTISAFSGVHQFCRIGKFAFIGGYTVVTRNALPYAKTVGNRARIYGLNSIGLERRGFSRELIGKLRRAYRHLIQHNTSRAIELIEGDPTLAAPEVAFLVEFIRHAGSRGVILRRPSRRAGDETGGE; this is encoded by the coding sequence ATGTTTGCCTCCGTCCTAGACCGCCTGTCCTATCGCTATCCTTCAGTGCTGGTTGACGGCGTTCTGTCGCACGAACCTGGCGTGCGGATGGTGGCCGTCAAAAACGTCACCGTCAACGAAGAATTTTTCCAGGGACATTTCCCAGGCACACCTTTGATGCCGGGCGTGCTGCTCATTGAGTCGCTCGCTCAGGTCGCCACGCTACTGCTGGCCGACACCCTGCCGGGCCGCGGTGACCGCGTCGCGCTTCGCAGCGTAGACGATGTGAAATTTCGCAAGCAGGTGGTGCCGGGAGACCGGCTCGAACTGGATGTGAAGCTTGGCGCGCGGCGAGGGCCATTGGTGCGGGCTGAAGCCATTGCCACGAACAAGGGCCAGGTGGTGGCTGAAGCCCGGCTCCTGCTGGTGGTGGAGCCGGAGGTGGTGGTGCCGGAAGCCGACATCCACCCGACGGCCGTCATTCATCCTGGCGCCGTCATCGGCGAAGGCACGGTGGTCGGGCCCTACGCCATCATCGGCCCACGCGTGACCGTGGGCAATCACTGCCGCATTGGCGCCTCGACCGTGATCGACGGATGGACAGATATTGGCGACCATACCGAAATCTTTCCCCTCGCCTCGATTGGCCTCGCGCCCCAGGACCTCAAGTTCAAGGGCGAACCCACGCGACTCACGATTGGCACCAACAACGTCTTCCGTGAGTTCGTCACCATTCACCGGGGCACGGCTGGTGGCGGCGGCGTGACGACGATTGGCGACCACAACCTGTTCATGGCGTACGCCCACGTCGCGCACGACTGCCATGTCGGCAACCACACCATCTTCGGCAATGGCGCCACGCTGGGCGGTCACGTGACGGTTGATGACTGGGTGACGATCAGTGCCTTCTCGGGCGTGCACCAGTTCTGCCGCATCGGCAAGTTTGCGTTCATCGGCGGTTACACCGTGGTCACGCGCAACGCGCTGCCGTATGCCAAGACGGTGGGCAACCGCGCCCGCATCTATGGCCTGAACTCGATTGGCCTGGAACGCCGGGGCTTCTCGCGCGAACTGATCGGCAAGCTGCGCCGCGCGTATCGGCACCTCATCCAGCACAACACCAGCCGCGCCATCGAGTTGATCGAGGGCGACCCCACGCTGGCCGCTCCCGAAGTGGCGTTCCTGGTGGAGTTCATCCGGCACGCCGGGTCGCGTGGTGTCATTCTCAGGCGGCCCTCCCGCAGGGCTGGCGACGAGACCGGCGGGGAGTAA